In the genome of Populus trichocarpa isolate Nisqually-1 chromosome 6, P.trichocarpa_v4.1, whole genome shotgun sequence, one region contains:
- the LOC7471531 gene encoding protein JINGUBANG has product MDFYGRKSLFSFITEERNAPQELNDQELQFSPPRPIKNAPIQFKGRVNAPIQTSASMAAYQEMNDQELQFSPPRPSTTHSSKLTLLPPSSPESPWTLSPHHTPSPSLLYHCIASLHRHEGNIYSIAVSKGIVFTGSESNRIRAWKQPDCMERGYLKAGSGEIRAILAYGNILFSAHKDLKIRIWNFAVSDNFRAKKVLTLPKRSSFLMFPRPNTQQHKDCVSCMAYYHAEGLLYTGSYDKTVKVWRVSDKKCVDSFVAHEDSVNALLVNQDDGCVFTCSVDGSVKIWRRVYRENSHTLTMTLKFQQSPVNALALSSYFNNCFLYSGSSDGTINFWEKEKFSGRFNHGGFLQGHRFAVLCLVAIEKLLFSGSEDTTIRVWRREEGSYFHECLAVLDGHRGPVRCLAACLEMEKVVMGFLVYSASLDQTFKVWRVKVLPEEKRYLDYREVSDSRSKVMEYEMSPVLSPSWVKKKLKGDYFQ; this is encoded by the coding sequence ATGGATTTCTATGGCAGGAAATCTCTCTTTAGCTTCATAACTGAAGAGAGAAATGCACCGCAAGAACTGAATGACCAAGAGCTTCAATTTAGCCCTCCAAGGCCTATCAAGAATGCGCCTATTCAATTTAAAGGAAGGGTGAATGCACCTATTCAAACTTCAGCTAGCATGGCGGCCTATCAAGAAATGAACGACCAGGAGCTTCAGTTTAGCCCTCCAAGGCCTTCTACAACTCATTCCAGCAAGCTTACCCTATTGCCACCATCTAGCCCAGAATCACCATGGACACTCTCTCCTCATCATACCCCATCACCTTCTCTTCTCTACCATTGCATAGCCTCGCTTCATCGACATGAAGGTAATATATATTCTATTGCTGTCTCAAAAGGAATAGTCTTCACCGGCTCTGAAAGCAACCGTATCCGTGCATGGAAGCAGCCGGATTGCATGGAAAGAGGTTATCTCAAGGCGGGTTCTGGTGAGATAAGAGCCATTTTAGCTTATGGTAATATTCTGTTCTCTGCACATAAAGACCTTAAAATTCGAATTTGGAACTTCGCAGTTTCAGATAATTTTAGAGCCAAAAAGGTCCTTACATTACCTAAAAGAAGCTCATTTCTTATGTTTCCCAGACCTAACACCCAACAACACAAGGATTGTGTTTCTTGCATGGCTTATTACCATGCAGAAGGACTTTTATACACTGGATCATATGACAAAACAGTTAAAGTTTGGAGGGTTTCTGACAAAAAATGTGTAGATTCCTTTGTGGCTCATGAAGATAGTGTCAACGCTTTATTGGTGAACCAGGATGATGGGTGTGTTTTCACTTGCTCTGTTGACGGGTCAGTTAAAATATGGAGGAGAGTATATAGAGAGAATTCTCATACTCTAACCATGACACTGAAATTCCAACAATCACCTGTCAATGCCTTGGCCTTAAGCTCATATTTCAACAATTGCTTTCTTTACTCAGGGTCATCGGATGGTACCATAAATTTTTGGGAGAAGGAGAAATTTTCTGGTAGGTTTAACCATGGTGGATTCTTACAAGGCCATCGTTTTGCAGTTCTTTGCCTAGTAGCTATAGAGAAGCTGCTATTTAGTGGCTCAGAGGATACAACCATTAGGGTTTGGAGGAGAGAAGAAGGAAGTTATTTTCATGAATGTCTAGCTGTATTAGATGGGCATAGAGGACCAGTGAGGTGCCTGGCTGCTTGTTTGGAGATGGAAAAAGTTGTGATGGGGTTTCTGGTATACAGTGCAAGCTTGGACCAAACTTTCAAGGTATGGAGGGTTAAGGTTTTGCCTGAAGAGAAAAGGTACTTGGATTATAGAGAAGTCAGCGATTCAAGGTCAAAGGTAATGGAATATGAGATGAGTCCTGTTCTGTCTCCTTCATGGGTAAAGAAGAAACTTAAAGGAGACTATTTTCAATAG
- the LOC7471532 gene encoding aquaporin TIP4-1 yields the protein MTKIALGSRHEAAQPDCLKALVVEFVTTFLFVFAGVGSAMAADKLTGDALLGLFVVAVAHAFVVAVMISAGHISGGHLNPAVTIGLLFGGHITVVRSILYWIDQLLASTAACFLLKYLTGGLATPVHTLASGMDYLQGVVWEIVLTFSLLFTVYATIVDPKKGSIDGLGPMLTGFVVGANILAGGAFSGASMNPARSFGPALVSWDWTDHWVYWVGPLIGGGLAGFIYENFFITRSHRPLPSEEEPF from the exons ATGACAAAAATTGCCTTGGGATCTCGTCATGAGGCTGCTCAGCCTGACTGCCTCAAAGCCCTTGTAGTCGAGTTCGTCACCACCTTCCTCTTTGTTTTTGCTGGTGTTGGATCTGCCATGGCTGCTG ATAAGCTAACAGGAGATGCTCTACTGGGCTTGTTTGTTGTGGCTGTGGCACATGCATTTGTTGTGGCCGTGATGATATCTGCTGGCCACATTTCCGGTGGTCATCTCAACCCAGCAGTGACTATTGGCCTTCTTTTTGGTGGTCACATCACTGTTGTCCGATCCATCCTCTACTGGATTGACCAATTGTTGGCATCTACAGCTGCTTGTTTCCTCCTCAAGTATCTCACCGGAGGATTG GCTACTCCAGTGCATACACTTGCAAGTGGGATGGACTACCTTCAAGGAGTAGTATGGGAGATCGTACTGACTTTCTCCTTGCTGTTCACAGTCTATGCCACCATTGTCGACCCCAAGAAGGGATCCATTGATGGGCTAGGTCCAATGCTGACTGGCTTTGTAGTTGGAGCCAACATCTTGGCTGGTGGGGCATTCTCTGGAGCATCAATGAACCCAGCACGATCATTTGGACCTGCTTTGGTTAGCTGGGACTGGACAGACCACTGGGTTTACTGGGTTGGACCCCTTATTGGTGGTGGACTCGCTGGGTTTATCTATGAAAATTTCTTCATCACAAGATCTCATCGTCCTCTTCCCAGCGAAGAAGAGCCTTTCTAA